The genomic segment tttattaattttcatatatttttttcatttccaaacaatgtaataattttattttgctaAAAATATAACAGTACAATaaaaatgccaaaaaaaaaaaatcctacatCCTTCTATATTTTTACTAGTTAAAAAGTCTAAATATTTTCCACGTGACCCTCATGTGTTTCTTGGGGGGCATTTTGGTGGTCAACCTGTTTTCATATGATGTAATAAATGGTGATTCAAAAGCATCTAATCCTTCAATCATGTTCTTCCTTTGCTTTTTCCAAACGGCTACTCATGTTCTAACCATATTTTATTCCTGCATTCTTTTTCCTTGGtggtttcaaattaattaaaatatatagaaagattttttttttttatgaagttgCCGTTATGATAGTTATTTTGTTAGTTAGGAGTGCAAATAATTTAAGCATAATAGCTTGACTCAACAGATGAACCCTTTTAATGCAGTTAGTTAATGCTATAAGagcaaattaaataattcttCTAAGCTCCAATTATTAACAACGAACGTGGTCAATTATGCTACAAGTTCCAATGTCATACTTTCTCATTTCTGGGTGTATCTTTGTTGCCATCAAAAAGGccaaaaatattacaaaaaccAATAGAGTGACATGGAAAACCAAAGGGAAACGGCTCATTAAACTTCCCACTTTCGTCACAACCTCAAGCCCTCTATTTAAGCCTCtccaacttcttcttccttcaatcCAAATTCACATTTCCAAACCtcaaaaaaatcatttctgTCAACTTCCAAAACTGCTTCTTTTCTATCTCACACCCAAGAGGccaaaactaaaaagaaaaaagtactGCGTGAAAATGGAAAACTTTTTTCGCCTAGTTGATTGTGAGGAGACGTTCTCAAAACGCTGCGTTTGGGTCAACGGTCCTGTGATCGTAGGTGCAGGTCCTTCAGGACTAGCCACAGCAGCGTGTCTAAAACAAAAAGGGGTACCCTTCATGGTTCTCGAACGAGCCGAATGCATAGCCTCACTCTGGCAAAAACGAACCTATGACAGATTAAAACTCCATCTTCCCAAACAGTTCTGTCAGCTCCCCAACCTTTCATTCCCACCACACTTCCCCCAATACCCCTCCAAGAAACAGTTCATAGATTATCTCGAATCCTACGCACGACACTTCGACATAAACCCACGATTCAACCAGTGTGTCCAGTCTGCTAGATACGATGAAACCAGCGGCTTCTGGAGGGTCAAAACCGTTGCCACCTCTGGCTCCGTCAAGAATGAGTTTGAGTACATTTCTAGGTGGCTTGTGGTGGCCACCGGAGAGAATGCGGAGTGCGTGATGCCTGAGATAGAAGGGTTGAAGGAATTCAAAGGGGATGTTATTCATGCATGTGAGTATAAATGTGGAGAAAGATTCAAGGGGAAGAAAGTTCTTGTTGTTGGTTGTGGCAACTCTGGCATGGAACTCTCACTCGACTTGTTTAACCACAGTGCTTCTCCTTCCATCGTTGTTCGTAGCTCGGTGAGTCATTCTCTTGTAAACTTATTATATCAACTGCGTAATCATCACGTCTTAATATATCACCCACTGAAATTTCTTATACAAGTTGTTCTTTGAATAATTTTGAGGTGGGTGATTAAATGGGGTTGCTTTGATTTTGGTTTGGCAGGTTCATGTGTTGCCCAGAGAAGTGTTTGGGAAGTCAACGTTTGAATTGGCAACTTTGATGCTGCAATGGTTGCCACTTTGGGTGGTTGACAGAGTTCTATTGGTGCTGGCGTGGTTGGTGTTGGGGAACACGGAGAAGTTTGGGCTGAAAAGGCCTTTGGAAGGTCCTTTATCGTGGAAGAACAGAAAGGGTAAGACCCCTGTTTTGGACATTGGAACGTTGGAGAAAATTAAATCCGGTGACATAAAAGTTGTTCCAGCCATAAAGAGGTTCGAGAATGGGTGCGTGGAGCTTGTTAATGGTGAAAAGCAAGATGTTGATGCAGTGGTGCTTGCAACAGGGTACCGT from the Vigna angularis cultivar LongXiaoDou No.4 chromosome 3, ASM1680809v1, whole genome shotgun sequence genome contains:
- the LOC108325686 gene encoding probable indole-3-pyruvate monooxygenase YUCCA8: MENFFRLVDCEETFSKRCVWVNGPVIVGAGPSGLATAACLKQKGVPFMVLERAECIASLWQKRTYDRLKLHLPKQFCQLPNLSFPPHFPQYPSKKQFIDYLESYARHFDINPRFNQCVQSARYDETSGFWRVKTVATSGSVKNEFEYISRWLVVATGENAECVMPEIEGLKEFKGDVIHACEYKCGERFKGKKVLVVGCGNSGMELSLDLFNHSASPSIVVRSSVHVLPREVFGKSTFELATLMLQWLPLWVVDRVLLVLAWLVLGNTEKFGLKRPLEGPLSWKNRKGKTPVLDIGTLEKIKSGDIKVVPAIKRFENGCVELVNGEKQDVDAVVLATGYRSNVPSWLQEGEFFSENGFPKCSFPNGWKGNFGVYAVGFTRRGLSGASFDAIKISQDIAQLWKQDTKPNKHRTTACHRRCISQF